A part of Aquibium oceanicum genomic DNA contains:
- a CDS encoding cold-shock protein, translating into MTTGTVKFFNATKGFGFIQPEDGSTDVFVHVSAVERAGMRTIVEGQKLTFDVVRDNRSGKNAAENLQAA; encoded by the coding sequence ATGACCACTGGAACCGTAAAGTTCTTCAACGCCACCAAAGGTTTCGGCTTCATCCAGCCTGAGGACGGCTCGACCGACGTGTTCGTTCACGTTTCCGCCGTCGAGCGCGCCGGAATGCGCACCATCGTGGAAGGCCAGAAGCTGACCTTCGACGTCGTCAGGGACAACCGCTCGGGCAAGAACGCCGCGGAAAACCTGCAGGCCGCGTAA
- a CDS encoding ABC transporter substrate-binding protein, with amino-acid sequence MKKMIVSMLAGAMSLAALPALAADEVTLQLKWVAQAQFAGYFVAKEKGFYEEEDLDVTIKPGGPDIAPEQVIAGGGADVIVTWMAAALSAREKGVDLVNIAQPYKNAGMQLVCPADGPIKSEADFPGHTLGVWFFGNEYPFYAWMNKLGYSTEGGPEGVTVLKQSFDVQPLIQKQADCISVMTYNEYWQLIDAGYKPEDLIVFNYTEMGNDLLEDGLYVLEENLEDEAFKDKMVRFVRASMKGWEYAIANPEEAAGIVMDNGGQDENHQVRMMGEVAKLIGEPDAKLREDAYERTADALVNQGIIKEKPEGAWTADITDAM; translated from the coding sequence ATGAAAAAAATGATCGTTTCGATGCTCGCGGGCGCCATGTCGCTCGCCGCCCTGCCGGCGCTGGCCGCCGACGAGGTGACGCTGCAGCTGAAATGGGTCGCCCAGGCCCAGTTCGCGGGTTATTTCGTCGCCAAGGAGAAGGGCTTCTATGAAGAAGAGGACCTCGACGTCACCATCAAGCCGGGCGGCCCCGACATCGCGCCCGAACAGGTGATCGCCGGCGGCGGCGCGGACGTCATCGTCACCTGGATGGCGGCGGCTCTCTCGGCGCGCGAGAAGGGCGTCGACCTGGTCAACATCGCCCAGCCGTACAAAAACGCCGGCATGCAGCTCGTCTGCCCGGCCGACGGCCCGATCAAGTCCGAGGCGGATTTCCCCGGCCACACGCTCGGCGTCTGGTTCTTCGGCAACGAATATCCGTTCTATGCCTGGATGAACAAGCTCGGCTATTCGACCGAAGGCGGCCCCGAGGGCGTGACGGTGCTGAAGCAGAGCTTCGACGTGCAGCCGCTGATCCAGAAGCAGGCCGACTGCATCTCGGTCATGACCTACAACGAGTACTGGCAGCTGATCGACGCCGGCTACAAGCCCGAGGACCTGATCGTCTTCAACTACACCGAGATGGGCAACGACCTTCTGGAGGACGGGCTCTACGTTCTTGAGGAGAACCTTGAGGACGAGGCTTTCAAGGACAAGATGGTCCGTTTCGTGCGCGCTTCGATGAAGGGCTGGGAATACGCCATCGCCAACCCGGAAGAGGCGGCCGGTATCGTCATGGACAATGGCGGCCAGGACGAGAACCACCAGGTGCGCATGATGGGCGAGGTCGCCAAGCTGATCGGCGAGCCGGACGCCAAGCTGCGCGAGGATGCCTACGAGCGCACCGCCGACGCGCTGGTCAACCAGGGCATCATCAAGGAAAAGCCGGAAGGCGCATGGACGGCGGACATCACCGACGCGATGTAA
- a CDS encoding cupin domain-containing protein: MSRPQATHEVLVDDAKVRVTRWDFAPGAETGWHRHGMDYVVTTLTPCAFLLEEPGGGSRRVDMEAGATYRRDEGVEHNVVNAGAAPMSFVETELKN, from the coding sequence ATGTCGCGTCCGCAGGCCACGCACGAGGTTCTTGTCGACGACGCGAAGGTTCGCGTCACGCGCTGGGATTTCGCTCCCGGAGCGGAGACGGGATGGCACCGGCACGGCATGGATTATGTCGTGACCACGTTGACGCCCTGCGCCTTCCTGCTGGAGGAGCCCGGCGGCGGTAGTCGCCGGGTCGACATGGAGGCGGGAGCGACCTACCGTCGGGACGAGGGCGTGGAGCACAACGTCGTCAACGCGGGGGCCGCGCCGATGTCCTTCGTGGAGACCGAACTGAAGAACTGA
- a CDS encoding Zn-dependent hydrolase, with protein MAAPGENLRINPDRLWDSLMEMAKIGPGVAGGNNRQTLTDADGEGRHLFKRWCEEAGLTMGVDQMGTMFARREGTDPDALPVYVGSHLDTQPTGGKYDGVLGVLGGLEVVRTLNDLGIKTRHPIVVTNWTNEEGTRFAPAMLASGVFAGQHEQDWAYARQDRDGKRFGDELERIGWKGEEEVGARKMHAFFELHIEQGPILEDEDVDIGVVTHGQGLWWLQVTLTGKDAHTGSTPMPKRRNAGLGMARVTELVHEVAMDYQPDAVGAIGHVEVYPNSRNVIPGKAVFTIDIRCPDKDILDEMRARIEEGIATICEALDIGFEVEPVGHFDPVTFDEGCVKAVRDAAERLGYSHRDIVSGAGHDACWINRVAPTAMVMCPCVDGLSHNEAEEISKEWARAGTDVLFHAVVETAGIVE; from the coding sequence ATGGCCGCACCGGGCGAAAATCTGCGAATCAATCCAGACCGTTTGTGGGATTCGCTCATGGAGATGGCGAAGATCGGGCCCGGCGTCGCCGGCGGCAACAACCGCCAGACCCTGACCGACGCCGACGGCGAGGGGCGCCATCTCTTCAAGCGCTGGTGCGAGGAGGCGGGCCTGACCATGGGCGTCGACCAGATGGGCACCATGTTCGCCCGCCGCGAGGGCACCGACCCGGACGCGCTGCCGGTCTATGTCGGCAGCCATCTCGACACGCAGCCGACCGGCGGCAAGTATGACGGGGTGCTGGGCGTGCTCGGCGGACTGGAGGTGGTCCGCACGCTGAACGATCTCGGCATCAAGACGAGGCACCCGATCGTGGTGACCAACTGGACCAACGAGGAAGGCACGCGCTTCGCGCCGGCCATGCTCGCCTCGGGCGTTTTCGCCGGCCAGCACGAGCAGGACTGGGCCTACGCGCGCCAGGACCGGGATGGCAAGCGCTTCGGCGACGAACTGGAGCGCATCGGCTGGAAGGGCGAGGAGGAGGTCGGCGCGCGCAAGATGCACGCCTTCTTCGAACTGCATATCGAGCAGGGACCGATCTTGGAGGACGAGGACGTCGACATCGGCGTGGTCACCCACGGCCAGGGGCTGTGGTGGCTGCAGGTGACGCTGACGGGCAAGGATGCCCACACCGGCTCGACGCCGATGCCCAAGCGCAGAAACGCCGGGCTCGGCATGGCGCGGGTCACCGAACTCGTGCACGAAGTGGCGATGGACTACCAGCCCGACGCCGTCGGCGCGATCGGTCATGTCGAGGTCTATCCCAATTCGCGCAACGTCATCCCCGGCAAGGCGGTCTTCACCATCGACATCCGCTGTCCGGACAAGGACATCCTCGACGAGATGCGTGCGCGCATTGAAGAGGGCATCGCCACCATCTGCGAGGCGCTCGACATCGGCTTCGAGGTCGAGCCTGTCGGCCATTTCGATCCCGTCACCTTCGACGAAGGCTGCGTGAAGGCCGTGCGCGACGCGGCCGAACGGCTGGGCTACTCGCACCGCGACATCGTGTCCGGCGCCGGCCATGACGCCTGCTGGATCAACCGCGTAGCGCCGACGGCCATGGTGATGTGCCCCTGCGTCGACGGTCTCAGCCACAACGAGGCGGAGGAGATTTCGAAGGAGTGGGCGCGGGCCGGGACCGACGTGCTGTTCCACGCGGTGGTGGAAACGGCGGGGATCGTGGAGTAG
- a CDS encoding ABC transporter permease has product MNRIVPVLVILAAIVAVWYVGAYAMNAPFQRDLDRRAGETPGQWEFVVKTMSQPKPTLPAPHQVAVNFFENTFLRKVTSTRSLVYHAWVTLSSTVLGFAFGTALGIAIAVGIVHVTSLDRSLMPWIITSQTIPILALAPMIVVVFAAIGVTGLIPKALISTYLSFFPVAVGMVKGLRSPEITHLDLMHTYNASQAQTFWKLRVPSSVPFLFASMKVAVAASLVGAIVGELPTGAVAGIGAKLLSGSYYSQTIDMFAALVAGSIVAVLLVSLVGLAGRITERAMGARAG; this is encoded by the coding sequence ATGAACCGGATCGTTCCCGTGCTCGTCATCCTCGCCGCGATCGTGGCGGTCTGGTATGTCGGCGCCTATGCCATGAACGCCCCGTTCCAGCGCGATCTCGACCGGCGCGCGGGCGAGACGCCGGGGCAGTGGGAGTTCGTGGTCAAGACCATGTCGCAACCCAAGCCCACGCTGCCGGCGCCGCACCAGGTGGCGGTCAATTTCTTCGAGAACACCTTCCTGCGGAAGGTCACCTCGACCCGCAGCCTCGTCTACCACGCCTGGGTGACACTCTCCTCGACCGTGCTCGGCTTCGCCTTCGGCACAGCGCTCGGGATTGCGATCGCGGTGGGCATCGTCCACGTGACCAGCCTCGACCGCAGCCTGATGCCGTGGATCATCACCTCGCAGACGATCCCGATCCTTGCGCTGGCGCCGATGATCGTCGTCGTCTTCGCGGCGATCGGCGTGACGGGGCTGATCCCCAAGGCGCTGATATCGACCTATCTGTCCTTCTTCCCCGTCGCGGTTGGTATGGTGAAGGGCTTGCGCTCGCCCGAGATCACCCATCTCGACCTCATGCATACATACAATGCCAGCCAGGCCCAGACCTTCTGGAAGCTGCGGGTGCCGTCGTCCGTGCCGTTCCTGTTCGCCTCGATGAAGGTCGCCGTCGCGGCAAGCCTCGTCGGCGCCATCGTTGGCGAACTGCCGACCGGCGCGGTGGCCGGCATCGGCGCCAAGCTGCTCTCCGGCTCCTACTACAGCCAGACGATCGACATGTTCGCCGCGCTGGTGGCCGGCTCGATCGTTGCGGTGCTGCTCGTCAGCCTTGTCGGGCTGGCCGGGCGCATCACCGAACGGGCGATGGGGGCGCGGGCTGGATGA
- a CDS encoding pilus assembly protein TadG-related protein, whose translation MRGDYAIATAVAIIPILGSLALAVDYTELSRERAIVQNALDAAGIAAARYYVEGASKDATTAYAKDFFLANLNGIDGGGAKFTLVLPNEGTGGGVLTISATHSFKPFFLDGFTSLIGSDKAVLDFQAETKVRLKNTLEVALVLDNSGSMDYTGSGSGKKRIVLLRDAAKQLVSTLAAQADQLKQVDKPVQFSLVPFAASVNVGPSNATAAWMDVDGRSPIHHEDFDWTTMPSTKKVQLSGGIYYKKGADWGAEENQKVTRFTMFNDVKRVTGKSWVADMQYVCTSYRSSGSCRTYGWVDNGAYQYSYGAFAGWQGCVEARPYPYNLNDAAPLTATPATLFVPMFAPDETDQTSGGSAPNSWWVDVTTSSNASTRQKYMPKYFTPAGEGTSAAAASSGPNDSCTTKPITALVDVSVAAGKKKIEDAIDAMTPLGATNVPEGLAWGWRTVSHDAPFTEGRVETEKGNDKVVIVLTDGANTYYTPSSLGYADAAANKSTYSAYGYTGLKQPGESYTRMFMGTTVGKTTYSNDNYTSAMTQQMNALCESAKAKGIIVMTVSLDLSTSKSDEKAQIDALKACSSNSRFRNDSSGSPAKLYWNATGANLSDKFKEIADELSNLRIVG comes from the coding sequence GTGCGTGGCGATTATGCGATCGCCACGGCGGTGGCGATCATCCCGATCCTGGGCTCGCTCGCCCTGGCGGTGGACTACACCGAGCTTTCGAGAGAGCGGGCGATCGTCCAGAACGCCCTCGATGCGGCCGGCATCGCCGCTGCGCGCTACTACGTCGAAGGCGCCAGCAAGGATGCGACCACCGCCTACGCGAAGGACTTCTTCCTCGCCAACCTGAACGGGATCGATGGTGGTGGCGCGAAGTTCACGCTCGTCCTTCCCAACGAGGGGACCGGCGGCGGTGTGCTGACGATCTCGGCGACACATAGTTTCAAGCCCTTCTTCCTCGACGGGTTCACCAGCCTCATCGGCAGCGACAAGGCGGTGCTGGATTTTCAGGCCGAGACGAAGGTGAGATTGAAGAACACGCTCGAGGTCGCGCTCGTCCTCGATAACTCCGGCTCGATGGACTACACGGGTTCGGGATCGGGGAAGAAGCGGATCGTGCTTCTGCGCGACGCCGCCAAGCAACTCGTTTCCACGCTCGCCGCGCAGGCCGACCAGCTCAAGCAGGTCGACAAGCCGGTGCAGTTCTCGCTCGTCCCCTTTGCCGCTTCCGTGAATGTGGGTCCCTCCAACGCCACCGCCGCGTGGATGGACGTCGATGGCCGTTCGCCGATCCATCACGAGGATTTCGACTGGACGACCATGCCTTCGACCAAGAAGGTGCAGCTGTCGGGCGGCATCTACTACAAGAAGGGTGCGGACTGGGGCGCGGAGGAGAACCAGAAGGTCACCCGCTTCACGATGTTCAACGACGTCAAGCGGGTCACCGGCAAGTCCTGGGTCGCGGACATGCAGTATGTGTGCACCTCGTACAGGTCGAGCGGATCGTGCCGGACCTATGGCTGGGTCGACAACGGCGCGTACCAGTATTCCTACGGCGCCTTCGCCGGCTGGCAGGGATGCGTCGAGGCGCGCCCCTATCCCTACAACCTCAACGATGCCGCCCCGCTCACGGCGACGCCGGCGACGCTCTTCGTGCCGATGTTCGCCCCCGACGAGACAGACCAGACCTCGGGCGGTTCGGCACCCAACAGCTGGTGGGTCGACGTGACGACCTCCAGCAACGCCTCGACGCGGCAGAAATACATGCCCAAGTACTTCACGCCGGCCGGGGAGGGCACGTCCGCCGCGGCAGCCAGCAGCGGGCCGAACGATTCCTGCACCACCAAGCCGATCACGGCGCTCGTCGACGTCAGCGTCGCGGCCGGTAAGAAGAAGATCGAGGACGCGATCGACGCGATGACCCCGCTGGGGGCGACGAACGTTCCCGAAGGCCTGGCCTGGGGATGGCGGACCGTTTCCCACGATGCTCCCTTCACCGAGGGCAGGGTGGAGACCGAGAAGGGCAACGACAAGGTCGTCATCGTGCTCACCGACGGCGCCAACACCTACTATACGCCCAGCTCGCTGGGGTATGCCGACGCGGCGGCCAACAAATCGACCTACTCGGCCTACGGCTACACCGGCCTGAAGCAGCCGGGCGAATCCTACACCCGCATGTTCATGGGCACCACGGTCGGGAAGACGACCTATTCGAACGACAACTACACCAGCGCCATGACGCAGCAGATGAACGCCCTTTGCGAAAGCGCCAAGGCCAAGGGCATCATCGTCATGACCGTGTCGCTCGATCTGAGCACGTCCAAGTCCGACGAAAAGGCGCAGATCGACGCGCTCAAGGCGTGCTCGTCCAACTCCCGCTTCCGCAACGACAGTTCGGGAAGTCCCGCGAAGCTCTACTGGAACGCGACCGGCGCCAATCTTTCCGACAAGTTCAAGGAAATCGCGGACGAATTGTCGAACCTGCGCATCGTCGGATAG
- a CDS encoding ABC transporter ATP-binding protein, with protein MNASDSRTRTAEAGAGLAPIIHASGLGLTFETADGPVHALSDVNLEIGKGEFVSFIGPSGCGKTTFLRVIADLEQPTAGTITVNEMSPDEARKRRAYGYVFQAAALYPWRTIEKNVALPLEIMGMPAAEQRERVKRTLDLVNLSGFEKKFPWQLSGGMQQRASIARALAFDADLLLMDEPFGALDEIVRDHLNEQLLDLWTRTTKTICFVTHSIPEAVYLSTKIVVMSPRPGRVTDVIHSTLPKERPLDIRETPEFLAIAHRVREGLRAGHSYEDA; from the coding sequence ATGAACGCTTCCGACAGTCGGACCAGAACTGCTGAGGCGGGCGCCGGGCTCGCGCCGATCATCCATGCGTCGGGTCTGGGGCTTACCTTCGAAACCGCGGACGGTCCGGTACACGCGCTCTCGGACGTCAATCTGGAGATCGGCAAGGGCGAGTTCGTCTCCTTCATCGGCCCGTCGGGCTGCGGCAAGACCACCTTCCTGCGCGTGATCGCCGACCTGGAGCAGCCCACCGCCGGCACGATCACGGTCAACGAAATGTCGCCCGACGAGGCGCGCAAACGCCGTGCCTACGGCTACGTCTTCCAGGCGGCGGCGCTCTATCCCTGGCGCACCATCGAGAAGAACGTCGCCCTGCCGCTCGAGATCATGGGCATGCCCGCGGCCGAGCAGCGCGAGCGGGTGAAGCGCACGCTCGACCTCGTCAATCTGTCCGGCTTCGAGAAGAAGTTCCCCTGGCAGCTTTCCGGCGGCATGCAGCAGCGCGCCTCGATCGCCCGCGCGCTCGCCTTCGACGCCGACCTCCTCCTGATGGACGAGCCCTTCGGGGCGCTCGACGAGATCGTGCGCGACCACCTGAACGAACAGCTCCTGGATCTCTGGACCCGCACGACGAAGACGATCTGCTTCGTCACCCACTCGATCCCGGAGGCCGTCTACCTGTCGACCAAGATCGTCGTCATGAGCCCACGGCCGGGCCGCGTCACCGACGTCATCCACTCGACGCTGCCGAAGGAGCGGCCGCTCGACATCCGCGAGACTCCCGAATTCCTGGCGATCGCCCACCGCGTGCGCGAGGGCCTGAGGGCGGGGCATAGTTATGAGGATGCCTGA
- a CDS encoding ABC transporter permease — translation MTALGTRLPWQSIPALLLCVAALFGLPLIVAEGSAGPTVLVFALIVAGAVFPVTGPSRPAEAAFLFVCVHGAAWLLIAMIAGNEGTATLAYFVLVAAAWLLAWRLVTVLSDIRSSSRQIDALLRLLVPAIFGAWLLILWETITRGAGIPFVLLPPPSAVGLRIAQSWPVLAADVNQTIFKAVVIGYAIGCGTGFAVAVLADRFLFLRRGLMPIGNMVSALPIIGIAPIMVMWFGFDWPSKAAVVVVMTFFPMLVNTVAGLAASGAMERDLMRTYAAGYWQTLAKLRLPAAAPFIFNALKINSTLALIGAIVAEFFGTPVVGMGFRISTEVGRMNVDMVWAEIAVAALAGSIFYGVLALLERAVTFWHPSVRGG, via the coding sequence ATGACCGCGCTCGGAACCCGTCTCCCCTGGCAGTCGATCCCGGCGCTCCTGCTGTGCGTCGCGGCGCTGTTCGGCCTGCCGCTGATCGTGGCGGAAGGCAGCGCGGGACCGACCGTGCTCGTCTTCGCGCTGATTGTCGCGGGCGCGGTGTTCCCCGTCACCGGACCGTCCAGACCTGCAGAAGCCGCGTTCCTCTTCGTCTGCGTGCATGGCGCCGCATGGCTCCTGATCGCCATGATCGCCGGCAACGAGGGCACCGCGACGCTCGCCTACTTCGTGCTGGTCGCCGCGGCATGGCTGCTCGCGTGGCGGCTGGTGACCGTGCTGTCCGACATACGATCGTCCTCGCGCCAGATCGATGCGCTGCTGCGGCTTTTGGTACCGGCGATATTCGGCGCCTGGCTTCTGATCCTGTGGGAAACCATCACACGCGGCGCCGGCATCCCGTTCGTCCTCCTGCCGCCCCCGAGCGCGGTCGGCCTGCGCATCGCGCAGTCCTGGCCGGTGCTGGCGGCGGACGTGAACCAGACGATCTTCAAGGCGGTTGTCATCGGCTATGCGATCGGCTGCGGTACGGGCTTCGCCGTCGCGGTGCTGGCCGACCGGTTCCTTTTCCTGCGCCGCGGGCTGATGCCCATCGGCAACATGGTCTCGGCGCTCCCCATCATCGGCATCGCGCCCATCATGGTCATGTGGTTCGGCTTTGACTGGCCGTCAAAGGCGGCGGTGGTCGTGGTGATGACCTTCTTCCCGATGCTGGTGAATACGGTCGCGGGGCTGGCGGCCTCTGGCGCCATGGAGCGCGACCTGATGCGCACCTATGCCGCCGGCTACTGGCAGACGCTGGCGAAGCTGCGGCTTCCGGCCGCGGCGCCCTTCATCTTCAACGCATTGAAAATCAACTCCACTTTGGCGCTCATAGGCGCTATCGTGGCCGAGTTCTTCGGCACGCCCGTGGTCGGCATGGGTTTTCGCATCTCCACCGAAGTCGGCAGGATGAACGTCGACATGGTGTGGGCGGAAATCGCCGTCGCGGCGCTGGCGGGGTCGATCTTCTACGGTGTCCTGGCCCTCCTCGAGCGGGCCGTGACGTTCTGGCATCCGTCTGTCCGCGGTGGATAG
- a CDS encoding LysE family translocator has product MTLPTVLAFAAMAALLIMSPGPNGVLIAKTVPTSGRAAGFANIAGFVVAFFVHGTFAIFGLSVLLLQSANLFTAVKLLGAAYLIWIGVKALVEAGRGSPAKLAQVAPARRRRTLAKAFGEGFLTNALNPKVAMFYIAAFPQFMPHDGGSPLAAYLLVMVHACLNVAWFGPIVLLFDRLSAAARSGGVQRGVKALTGLVFIGFGLKLATLRN; this is encoded by the coding sequence ATGACGCTTCCCACCGTCCTTGCCTTTGCTGCCATGGCCGCGCTGCTCATCATGTCGCCCGGTCCCAACGGCGTACTGATCGCGAAGACGGTGCCGACGTCGGGCAGGGCGGCCGGTTTCGCCAACATCGCGGGGTTCGTGGTCGCGTTTTTCGTGCACGGCACGTTCGCGATCTTCGGCCTGTCGGTGCTGCTTCTTCAGTCGGCCAATCTGTTCACGGCGGTCAAGCTCCTCGGCGCGGCCTATCTGATCTGGATCGGGGTGAAGGCGCTCGTCGAAGCCGGGCGCGGCAGTCCGGCGAAGCTCGCGCAGGTCGCGCCGGCACGGCGGCGGCGGACGCTCGCCAAGGCCTTCGGCGAGGGGTTCCTCACCAATGCGCTCAATCCGAAGGTCGCGATGTTCTATATTGCCGCCTTTCCGCAGTTCATGCCCCATGACGGCGGCTCGCCGCTCGCGGCCTACCTGCTCGTCATGGTCCATGCCTGTCTGAACGTCGCATGGTTCGGCCCGATCGTACTTCTGTTCGATCGGCTGTCCGCTGCAGCCCGCAGCGGGGGTGTTCAGCGCGGGGTCAAGGCTTTGACGGGCCTCGTCTTCATCGGCTTTGGGTTGAAACTTGCCACATTGCGAAACTGA
- the hydA gene encoding dihydropyrimidinase: MSKVIKNGTIVTADRSWKADVLIKHDKIVAIGHDLHADHEIDATGCYIMPGGIDPHTHLEMPFMGTYSTDDFESGTRAALSGGTTMVVDFCLPSPGQSLLEAIDMWSNKSTRACCDYSYHMAITWWSEQVFDEMQQVVDKGITSFKHFMAYKGALMVNDDEMYSSFQRCAALGALPLVHAENGDVVAQLQQKLLDEGNDGPEAHAYSRPPEVEGEATNRAIMIADMAGAPLYVVHTSCEQSHEAIRRARQKGMRVYGEPLIQHLVLDESEYFDKDWDHSARRVMSPPFRNKQHQDSLWAGLSAGSLQVVATDHCAFTTEQKRYGVGDFTKIPNGTGGLEDRLPVLWTRGVNTGRLTMNEFVAVTSTNIAKILNMYPRKGAIVEGADADIIVWDPEKTKTITSGAQQSAIDYNVFEGIEVKGLPRYVLTRGEIAVENFEVKAKPGHGQFVAREPHQAVSKALSTWKELVAPRKVERTGIPASGV, encoded by the coding sequence ATGTCCAAAGTCATCAAGAACGGAACCATCGTCACTGCCGACCGGAGCTGGAAGGCGGATGTGCTGATCAAGCACGACAAGATCGTCGCCATCGGGCACGACCTGCATGCCGACCACGAGATCGACGCGACCGGATGCTACATCATGCCGGGCGGCATCGATCCTCACACGCATCTGGAGATGCCCTTCATGGGCACCTATTCCACGGACGATTTCGAGAGCGGCACGCGGGCAGCCCTTTCGGGCGGCACCACCATGGTGGTGGATTTCTGCCTGCCGTCGCCGGGCCAGTCGCTGCTCGAGGCGATCGACATGTGGTCGAACAAGTCGACCCGCGCCTGCTGCGACTATTCCTACCACATGGCCATCACCTGGTGGAGCGAGCAAGTCTTCGACGAGATGCAGCAGGTGGTCGACAAGGGCATCACCTCGTTCAAGCACTTCATGGCCTACAAAGGCGCGCTGATGGTCAACGACGACGAGATGTATTCGTCGTTCCAGCGCTGCGCCGCGCTCGGCGCGCTGCCGCTTGTCCATGCCGAGAACGGCGACGTGGTGGCGCAGCTGCAGCAGAAGCTGCTCGACGAGGGCAATGACGGGCCTGAGGCGCACGCCTATTCGCGGCCGCCCGAGGTGGAAGGCGAAGCGACCAATCGCGCCATCATGATCGCCGACATGGCGGGCGCGCCGCTCTACGTCGTGCACACCTCCTGCGAGCAGAGCCACGAGGCGATCCGCCGCGCGCGGCAGAAGGGCATGCGCGTCTACGGCGAGCCGCTCATCCAGCACCTGGTGCTCGACGAGAGCGAGTATTTCGACAAGGACTGGGACCATTCCGCGCGCCGCGTCATGAGCCCGCCCTTCCGCAACAAGCAGCATCAGGATTCGCTCTGGGCAGGCCTTTCGGCCGGTTCGCTGCAGGTGGTGGCGACCGACCACTGCGCCTTCACCACCGAGCAGAAGCGCTATGGCGTCGGCGATTTCACGAAGATCCCCAACGGCACGGGAGGACTGGAGGATCGCCTCCCGGTGCTATGGACCAGGGGCGTCAACACCGGGCGTCTGACGATGAACGAGTTCGTCGCCGTCACCTCCACCAACATCGCCAAGATCCTCAACATGTACCCCAGGAAGGGTGCGATCGTGGAAGGCGCGGATGCCGACATCATCGTGTGGGATCCCGAGAAGACCAAGACGATCACGTCGGGCGCGCAGCAGTCGGCGATCGACTACAACGTCTTCGAGGGCATCGAGGTGAAGGGCCTGCCGAGATACGTCCTGACGCGCGGCGAGATCGCGGTGGAGAATTTCGAAGTCAAGGCCAAGCCTGGCCACGGCCAGTTCGTCGCCCGCGAACCGCACCAGGCCGTGAGCAAGGCGCTGTCGACCTGGAAGGAGCTTGTCGCCCCGCGCAAGGTCGAGCGCACCGGCATCCCCGCCAGCGGGGTGTGA
- a CDS encoding transglutaminase-like domain-containing protein has product MLIRYGYEITLTCQQPTALVCLLSVHQDRAADIRVPEATFTAPEVPVTSYRDLFGNLCRRLVAPAGDLTMWGDATIEDDGQLDPVVPSARERTVPELPDDCLVYLMGSRYCETDRLSQIAWDLFGSLPPGWSRVQAICDFVHDHIRFDYQQARSTRTAFDAYHERVGVCRDFAHLAVAFCRCLNIPARYVNGHLGDIGVPVVDPMDFSAWIEVFLDDTWYTFDPRNNVPRIGRIVVARGRDAADIPLVNSFGPHVLKGFRVWTYEVAEATPR; this is encoded by the coding sequence ATGCTGATCCGCTACGGCTACGAGATCACGCTGACCTGCCAGCAGCCGACCGCGCTGGTGTGTCTCCTGTCGGTGCACCAGGACCGTGCGGCCGACATCAGGGTGCCGGAAGCCACCTTTACCGCGCCCGAAGTGCCCGTGACCAGCTATCGCGACCTGTTCGGCAATCTGTGCCGCCGTCTCGTCGCGCCGGCCGGCGACCTGACGATGTGGGGCGATGCAACGATCGAGGACGATGGCCAGCTCGACCCGGTTGTGCCTAGCGCCCGCGAGCGCACCGTGCCTGAACTGCCGGACGATTGCCTGGTCTACCTCATGGGCAGCCGCTACTGCGAGACCGATCGCCTGAGCCAGATCGCCTGGGATCTGTTCGGCTCACTGCCGCCGGGCTGGAGCCGGGTGCAGGCGATCTGCGACTTCGTCCACGACCATATCCGCTTCGATTACCAGCAGGCGCGCTCGACCCGCACCGCATTCGACGCCTACCACGAGCGGGTCGGCGTGTGCCGCGACTTCGCGCATCTCGCCGTCGCGTTCTGCCGCTGCCTCAACATTCCCGCCCGCTACGTGAACGGCCATCTCGGCGACATCGGCGTGCCCGTCGTAGACCCGATGGATTTCAGCGCCTGGATCGAGGTCTTCCTCGACGACACCTGGTACACGTTCGACCCGCGAAACAACGTGCCGCGCATCGGCCGGATCGTCGTGGCGCGCGGTCGCGACGCGGCGGACATTCCGCTCGTCAATTCGTTCGGGCCGCACGTGCTCAAGGGATTTCGCGTGTGGACCTACGAGGTCGCCGAGGCGACGCCCCGCTGA